In Tribolium castaneum strain GA2 chromosome 4, icTriCast1.1, whole genome shotgun sequence, one DNA window encodes the following:
- the Tsp68C gene encoding tetraspanin-18B, with amino-acid sequence MAVFSLLGSKAILAICNFLLLACGFLLITGGMLVLSDQEKILLSRLLTPGPLSNMPQPFLYYVGIGLAAVGLVLTSTGILGCWASCMNNYYLLTSYFLIIMIVLVGECAVYAIAWAWPNCLGLEVDPEDLTKSLQRNYGNVEQVQFTAAIDLAQTLFNCCGVESANEYDTSLWRLQGLGANLAIPRSCCKLENCDDSKAYLDPKPINLTLCQALEPNRHEGYRHLEGCNDGLQQWYRQHYLVFLGIGLVAVLVEFLVLLSTILMCTRIYKHNQEIKEDAKKISAEPKTGVSSVQSFQRRTPTNAYSNETYAMTNSFRQNYKLVDRV; translated from the exons atgGCTGTGTTCTCGCTCCTTGGCAGTAAGGCTATTTTAGCCATCTGCAACTTTCTGCTGCTG GCTTGTGGCTTTCTGCTGATCACCGGAGGAATGCTGGTTTTATCAGACCAGGAAAAAATCCTGCTCTCTCGGTTGTTAACCCCGGGCCCACTATCAAACATGCCTCAACCTTTTCTTTATTACGTAGGAATTGGTTTAGCCGCCGTAGGTTTAGTTCTGACATCGACGGGTATTTTAGGATGTTGGGCCTCTTGCATGAACAACTACTACCTACTGACATCG tacTTCCTGATCATAATGATTGTCCTTGTGGGTGAATGCGCCGTTTATGCAATAGCTTGGGCTTGGCCTAATTGTCTGGGTTTGGAAGTGGATCCCGAAGACTTAACCAAAAGTTTACAAAGAAATTACGGCAATGTTGAACAAGTTCAGTTCACGGCAGCTATCGATCTAGCGCAAACTCTG TTTAATTGTTGCGGAGTTGAATCTGCCAACGAATATGATACTTCACTGTGGCGTTTGCAAGGTTTAGGAGCAAATCTTGCAATTCCTCGAAGTTGTTGCAAGTTGGAAAACTGTGACGATTCGAAAGCTTATTTGGACCCAAAACCCATAAATCTGACGTTGTGCCAAGCACTCGAACCCAACAGACACGAAGGCTACCGACATTTAGAA ggTTGCAATGATGGGCTTCAACAATGGTACCGCCAGCACTATCTAGTTTTCCTAGGGATAGGTCTAGTAGCAGTACTAGTGGAGTTTCTAGTACTGCTAAGTACTATCTTGATGTGTACAAGAATTTACAAACATAATCAAGAAATCAAAGAAGATGCCAAAAAAATTAGCGCCGAACCAAAGACTGGGGTCAGTTCTGTACAAAGTTTCCAAAGGAGGACTCCCACAAATGCATACAGTAATGAAACGTATGCAATGACTAATAGTTTCCGACAGAACTATAAACTGGTAGATCGGGTATGA
- the Elp4 gene encoding elongator complex protein 4, with translation MEKPSKGNLKVPGTIINSQNAQLLTSSGIHSLDSILGGGLPVGTVSIIEEDIYGSHAKIMLDYFLAEGIVSKHSTLVASFDTNPYDIIKNLPAVITNDPEECPIRSETSSEKMKIAFRYQNLPTAEKESYSIGHNFDLSKSMSLEDIENSDICYWNGQRKETGNSMFANPAYNELLKAVKEKIKEGKFFLKDNPPNRTILRIGIHSLGSPMWLPHKNSFHLMNESRDLDMFIFCLRALVRSAFAVAVITIPTHLYHENSLDRCIHSSDIAMRLQTFSGTELENNFSLSDYHGFFHLTKLAAINSFASKHPGSVEYVFKLRRKKFHIEKLHLPPDVQEVHEKNATPSMGCGSSTKHLLEF, from the exons atggAAAAGCCTTCAaaaggaaatttaaaagttcCGGGGACTATTATAAATAGTCAAAATGCTCAGCTACTAACTTCGTCTGGAATTCATTCTTTGGACTCTATATTGG GAGGCGGTTTGCCCGTGGGGACCGTCAGTATTATAG AGGAAGATATTTACGGTTCCCATGCAAAAATCATGTTGGACTATTTCCTCGCTGAGGGAATCGTCAGCAAACATTCTACACTAGTCGCCAGTTTTGATACAAACCCTTATGACATA ATCAAAAACCTTCCTGCTGTGATTACTAATGATCCTGAGGAGTGTCCAATTCGTTCCGAAACCTCAAGTGAGAAAATGAAAATAGCATTCAGATATCAGAACTTGCCAACAGCGGAAAAAGAGTCTTATAGCATAGGTCACAATTTTGATTTGTCCAAATCTATGTCACTTGAAGACATAGAAAATTCCGACATTTGTTACTGGAATGGACAGAGGAAGGAAACTGGTAACAGCATGTTTGCGAATCCTGCCTATAACGAATTACTGAAAGCTGTGAAAGAGAAAATCAAAGAAGGgaaattctttttaaaagataatCCCCCTAATAGGACCATCCTTCGAATAGGCATCCACTCTCTGGGGTCCCCCATGTGGTTGCCCCACAAGAATTCATTCCACTTAATGAATGAAAGCCGCGATTTGGATATgtttatattttgtcttaGAGCTCTGGTGAGATCTGCTTTTGCTGTGGCTGTGATAACGATACCAACACATCTATATCATGAa AACTCTCTCGACAGGTGCATTCACTCCAGTGACATTGCAATGAGACTACAAACGTTCTCTGGAACggaattagaaaataattttagcctGTCTGATTATCACGGTTTCTTTCATTTGACTAAATTAGCAGCGATCAATTCGTTTGCGTCAAAACATCCAGGATCAGTTGAATATGTGTTCAAGTTGAGGAGGAAAAAGTTTCATATAGAAAAACTACATTTGCCTCCag atgtgCAGGAGGTTCACGAAAAAAATGCTACTCCATCCATGGGGTGTGGAAGTAGCACGAAACACCTTTTAGAGTTTTAA